The following is a genomic window from Planctomycetota bacterium.
CAGCTTGAAGTTGAGCGCTTTGTACAGCGCCGCCCGGCGGCGGTGTCCCTTCTGATAGGCCCTTCGCGAACGCTCCCAGAGCCATTCGGGCGTTGGTTTGAGTCGCATGTCAGGGTCGCCGTCGGAGGGTTGAAGGTCGTGCCGGCACGGGCATCGGGGAAAGTCGCGGCGTGAGCCGTTGCCGGGGAAGCTCGACCGGCCGTCGTTGCGGCATGGTTTGCTTGCGATAGACCATCCCCGCCAGCGTTCCGAGCATCAGCCAGACGAGAAGCGCCATCTCGGTCCGCAGGAAGTTCGACGCCGCCAGTTGTGCGAGGTGGCCCACGACGAACGCGGCCATCATCATTTTCAGATTCAGGTCCGGATCGCCGCGCACCCAATCCTGTCGCAACCCGGCCCAGATGTACTTGCCGATTTTGTAGAACCCGAGGATCAACAACGCCGCACCGGGCAGGCCCAACGCGAAGCCGATTTGCAGGTAGCCGTTGTCGAACGCGATCAACGACTGCCGGCCCGCAAGTCGCCCGGCGAGCCCGGACGCGCCCATGCCGAACCCGTACGGCCGACTGATGATCATGCCGATGGCACGCTGGCTGAACTCGACCCGACCGTTGAAGCTGCCGTCCTCGGCCAGGTTCGTCAGCGAGTCGAGCCGATCGACCACCGCCGCCCCGCCGGGGATCACCGGCAGCGCCACGAACCCCGCGATCACCACGAGCGTCGTCACGATGACCAGGCGAATCTTCTCGCTGAACCGGGTCACCGCCATGTAGATCAGCGACGCCATCATCAGTGTGAGCCACACCGAGCGGACTCGGCCCATCAGAATCCCGCTCATCAGAAACGCAGTGATCGCGAGCCACAGCGCGTTGCCGCCGGGACGGACTCGCTTGTCGACGAGCATGAGCAACAGCGCGAGGCCGGCGAACTGCTGCACACGCCCCGGCCCCGAGAAGGTCGAGTAGAACCTTGACCGCCGT
Proteins encoded in this region:
- a CDS encoding O-antigen ligase family protein, translating into MRSQQVTVVALCGLATIMGSLGWIIAGLGGAMNSLSAAVMLLVGISILATRPTQAPLYLLALVAFNRWVRRITDWNVGEFSQTPLTSIVPELFCLILLLFVFGQWKSIPRQLRIGTCLIAGAVGLALGVGITNGIGAIFEALTWSAPLGLFLFLVWLRPDISTIVSWFRGMVVIAIICVAYGWYQWLVLPPWEAFWVIESDMASMGAPEPRRSRFYSTFSGPGRVQQFAGLALLLMLVDKRVRPGGNALWLAITAFLMSGILMGRVRSVWLTLMMASLIYMAVTRFSEKIRLVIVTTLVVIAGFVALPVIPGGAAVVDRLDSLTNLAEDGSFNGRVEFSQRAIGMIISRPYGFGMGASGLAGRLAGRQSLIAFDNGYLQIGFALGLPGAALLILGFYKIGKYIWAGLRQDWVRGDPDLNLKMMMAAFVVGHLAQLAASNFLRTEMALLVWLMLGTLAGMVYRKQTMPQRRPVELPRQRLTPRLSPMPVPARPSTLRRRP